In Pseudomonas sp. p1(2021b), the genomic window ATCGATCCGTACAGCGGCCAGGGGTCGGACAGCAGCTGTCCGGGGGCGGTGCAGATGCCGTATATTCGAGGGAGTGAACCGGCTCCCGGTGCCATCTGTGGCCCACAGGACCCGGTCGAGTCCGTCATGGACTGGGTCAAGGGATGGATGAATTGAGCGCTAGCTTCGAAGAGGGTGTGACGTGAACAAGTGGTTGTTTCCTGCCTTGACGGCGATGGCCGTGCTCCATGGCTGTGCCAGCGTGCCGCGCGGCAATATCCCGGTGGTGGACTCCAGCACCCGGGTCTCCAACAGCGAGCGGGTCGCGGCCAACCGCAGCGGTGGCCTGCCGACCAGTGGCGGCACCCGCCAGGCCCAGGCCCTGCCCGAAGACTCCGGCGTGACCGTAATGATCCCGCAAGGGGCCGGCGGTGCGCCGATCCAGTCCTTCCCGGCTGGCAGCAGCGTGGCGCCGATCAGTACCGGGCCGATCACGCCCGGGCCTGTCAGCACTGGCCCGATCACGACCAATCCCAACCCGATTGCCGACGAGCCGTTCGATATCGCTTCGATGAACAGCACGCCGAGCGCCACCTCCAGCGCTCCGACCGGCATCCCGCGCAACAATGCGGCCAGCGGCGGCCTGTCGGCCGATGAACAATTGGACGGCCCGGTGCTGGCACTGCTGACCACCGCCCAGCAGCAACAGGGCGGTGGCGACTTCAACGGCGCCGCGTCGAGCCTGGAACGTGCCCAGCGCATCGCCCCGCGCGAGCCGCAAGTGCTGTTCCGCCTGGCCCAGGTACGCTTGGC contains:
- a CDS encoding tetratricopeptide repeat protein; translation: MNKWLFPALTAMAVLHGCASVPRGNIPVVDSSTRVSNSERVAANRSGGLPTSGGTRQAQALPEDSGVTVMIPQGAGGAPIQSFPAGSSVAPISTGPITPGPVSTGPITTNPNPIADEPFDIASMNSTPSATSSAPTGIPRNNAASGGLSADEQLDGPVLALLTTAQQQQGGGDFNGAASSLERAQRIAPREPQVLFRLAQVRLAQGDAAQAEQLARRALTYANGRPDLQAELWNTIAQAREKQGDSAGAALARQKARTTS